The Nicotiana tabacum cultivar K326 chromosome 14, ASM71507v2, whole genome shotgun sequence genome contains a region encoding:
- the LOC107822960 gene encoding beta-D-xylosidase 1 isoform X3, translating to MKASSPCNEVVSDEGRAMYNGGAAGLTFWSPNVNILRDPRWGSCQETPGEDPHLVAQYAISYVKGLQGGGGGRGTSRLKVAACCKHYTAYDLDDWNGVDRYHFNAKVSRQDLEDTYNVPFKACVAEGNVASVMCSYNQINGKPSCADPTLLRDTIRAQWRLNGYIVSDCDSVGVLFEQQHYTRFPEDAAAATIKAGLDLDCGPFLAIHTEQAVRTGKVSEMEVNYALANTITVQMRLGMFDGPNGPYANLGPRDVCTPAHQQLALQAAREGIVLLKNIGRALPLSPQRHRTVAVIGPNSDATVTMIGNYAGVPCGYISPLQGIARYARTVHQHGCMGVACPGNQQFGVAEVAARHADTTVLVMGLDQSIEAEARDRVSLLLPGYQQELISRVAMASRGPVVLVLMSGGPIDVTFAKNDPRVSAILWVGYPGQAGGAAIADVLFGAANPGGKLPMTWYPQDYVAKVAMTNMDMRADPARGYPGRTYRFYKGPVVFPFGAGFSYTRFSQSIVSAPAIVSVPTLDMRKTAVRTTHTNCDSLNLNLHIHVKNTGDMDGTHTLLIFSKPPPAATKQLVAFQKVHVAAGAQQRVNININACKHLTVADQFGVRRIFMGEHKIHVGEDINHSITFHASLEQIKV from the exons ATGAAAGCATCAAGTCCGTGTAATGAG GTGGTCTCTGATGAAGGAAGAGCAATGTATAATGGAGGAGCAGCAGGACTAACGTTTTGGAGTCCAAATGTGAACATATTAAGAGATCCGAGGTGGGGAAGTTGTCAGGAAACCCCAGGGGAGGATCCCCATTTGGTTGCACAATATGCCATCAGCTACGTCAAGGGACTCCAAGGCGGCGGCGGCGGCCGTGGCACTAGCCGACTCAAGGTCGCCGCTTGCTGTAAGCATTACACTGCCTACGATCTTGATGATTGGAATGGGGTTGATCGTTACCACTTCAATGCTAAG GTAAGCAGGCAGGATTTAGAGGACACGTACAACGTGCCATTCAAGGCATGTGTGGCTGAAGGGAATGTAGCGAGTGTTATGTGCTCTTACAATCAGATCAATGGAAAGCCATCTTGTGCTGACCCTACTCTCCTCCGTGACACCATTCGTGCCCAATGGCGCCTTAATGG ATACATCGTATCAGATTGTGATTCTGTTGGAGTTTTATTTGAGCAACAACACTACACTCGTTTTCCTGAAGATGCTGCAGCTGCCACTATCAAAGCTG GCTTGGATTTGGACTGTGGGCCTTTCCTTGCGATCCACACAGAGCAGGCCGTTCGTACAGGAAAAGTTTCAGAAATGGAAGTTAACTATGCTTTAGCAAATACAATTACGGTCCAGATGCGTTTGGGCATGTTCGATGGGCCAAATGGGCCTTATGCAAATTTGGGCCCGAGAGATGTGTGTACTCCGGCTCATCAACAATTGGCCCTTCAAGCAGCTCGTGAAGGCATCGTTCTTCTCAAAAACATTGGGCGGGCTCTGCCACTGTCCCCACAACGCCACCGGACCGTTGCTGTTATTGGACCCAATTCAGATGCTACTGTTACCATGATTGGCAATTATGCTG GTGTTCCATGTGGTTATATTTCTCCATTACAAGGAATAGCAAGATATGCAAGGACAGTTCACCAGCATGGATGCATGGGGGTGGCTTGTCCAGGGAACCAACAATTTGGAGTAGCGGAAGTGGCCGCGAGGCATGCCGACACCACTGTCTTGGTGATGGGGCTCGATCAATCCATCGAAGCTGAAGCTAGGGACCGAGTTAGCCTTCTTCTCCCAGGATACCAACAGGAGCTCATTTCTAGGGTAGCCATGGCTTCTAGAGGCCCCGTCGTGTTGGTTTTAATGTCCGGTGGCCCCATCGATGTTACATTCGCCAAAAATGATCCTCGTGTTTCGGCTATACTGTGGGTTGGCTATCCCGGCCAAGCTGGTGGAGCTGCCATTGCTGATGTTCTGTTTGGAGCAGCCAACCCAG GAGGGAAGCTTCCAATGACATGGTATCCACAAGATTATGTAGCTAAAGTAGCCATGACAAACATGGACATGAGAGCCGATCCAGCAAGAGGCTATCCTGGTAGAACCTACAGATTTTACAAAGGCCCTGTGGTTTTCCCATTTGGGGCTGGCTTTAGCTACACAAGATTCAGCCAGAGCATAGTCTCCGCCCCAGCCATTGTTTCAGTGCCAACTCTTGATATGAGGAAGACAGCAGTGAGAACAACACATACCAACTGTGACTCCCTTAACTTAAACTTGCACATTCATGTGAAAAATACAGGGGACATGGACGGGACACACACGCTCCTCATTTTCTCAAAACCACCTCCAGCTGCTACCAAACAACTTGTCGCGTTTCAGAAAGTTCATGTCGCCGCTGGAGCTCAACAGAGagtcaacatcaacatcaatGCCTGCAAACACTTGACCGTAGCTGATCAATTTGGAGTTCGAAGAATTTTCATGGGTGAACACAAAATCCATGTCGGTGAGGACATCAACCATTCCATCACATTCCATGCTTCTTTGGAACAGATCAAAGTCTAA
- the LOC107822960 gene encoding beta-D-xylosidase 1 isoform X1, whose translation MNHKYSSSTFFILNVVLVIHAFAYSGESRPPFACDPANAGTRNLPFCKASLPIHVRVQDLIERLTLQEKIRLLVNNAAPVERLGVNGYEWWSEALHGVSSTGPGVKFGGAFPSATSFPQVITTAASFNASLWEQIGQVVSDEGRAMYNGGAAGLTFWSPNVNILRDPRWGSCQETPGEDPHLVAQYAISYVKGLQGGGGGRGTSRLKVAACCKHYTAYDLDDWNGVDRYHFNAKVSRQDLEDTYNVPFKACVAEGNVASVMCSYNQINGKPSCADPTLLRDTIRAQWRLNGYIVSDCDSVGVLFEQQHYTRFPEDAAAATIKAGLDLDCGPFLAIHTEQAVRTGKVSEMEVNYALANTITVQMRLGMFDGPNGPYANLGPRDVCTPAHQQLALQAAREGIVLLKNIGRALPLSPQRHRTVAVIGPNSDATVTMIGNYAGVPCGYISPLQGIARYARTVHQHGCMGVACPGNQQFGVAEVAARHADTTVLVMGLDQSIEAEARDRVSLLLPGYQQELISRVAMASRGPVVLVLMSGGPIDVTFAKNDPRVSAILWVGYPGQAGGAAIADVLFGAANPGGKLPMTWYPQDYVAKVAMTNMDMRADPARGYPGRTYRFYKGPVVFPFGAGFSYTRFSQSIVSAPAIVSVPTLDMRKTAVRTTHTNCDSLNLNLHIHVKNTGDMDGTHTLLIFSKPPPAATKQLVAFQKVHVAAGAQQRVNININACKHLTVADQFGVRRIFMGEHKIHVGEDINHSITFHASLEQIKV comes from the exons ATGAATCACAAGTATTCTAGTAGTACTTTTTTTATTCTCAATGTTGTCCTTGTCATCCATGCCTTTGCATATTCCGGCGAGTCGCGGCCACCGTTTGCATGCGACCCCGCCAATGCGGGGACGCGAAACCTGCCATTCTGCAAGGCGTCTCTGCCAATACACGTCCGTGTCCAGGACTTAATCGAACGATTAACGTTGCAGGAGAAGATCAGGTTGCTGGTGAACAATGCTGCACCGGTGGAGAGGCTGGGTGTTAATGGCTATGAGTGGTGGTCTGAGGCACTTCACGGCGTCTCCAGCACCGGCCCTGGCGTTAAGTTCGGTGGTGCCTTCCCTAGCGCCACCAGCTTCCCTCAAGTCATCACTACTGCTGCTTCTTTTAACGCCTCCTTGTGGGAACAAATTGGCCAG GTGGTCTCTGATGAAGGAAGAGCAATGTATAATGGAGGAGCAGCAGGACTAACGTTTTGGAGTCCAAATGTGAACATATTAAGAGATCCGAGGTGGGGAAGTTGTCAGGAAACCCCAGGGGAGGATCCCCATTTGGTTGCACAATATGCCATCAGCTACGTCAAGGGACTCCAAGGCGGCGGCGGCGGCCGTGGCACTAGCCGACTCAAGGTCGCCGCTTGCTGTAAGCATTACACTGCCTACGATCTTGATGATTGGAATGGGGTTGATCGTTACCACTTCAATGCTAAG GTAAGCAGGCAGGATTTAGAGGACACGTACAACGTGCCATTCAAGGCATGTGTGGCTGAAGGGAATGTAGCGAGTGTTATGTGCTCTTACAATCAGATCAATGGAAAGCCATCTTGTGCTGACCCTACTCTCCTCCGTGACACCATTCGTGCCCAATGGCGCCTTAATGG ATACATCGTATCAGATTGTGATTCTGTTGGAGTTTTATTTGAGCAACAACACTACACTCGTTTTCCTGAAGATGCTGCAGCTGCCACTATCAAAGCTG GCTTGGATTTGGACTGTGGGCCTTTCCTTGCGATCCACACAGAGCAGGCCGTTCGTACAGGAAAAGTTTCAGAAATGGAAGTTAACTATGCTTTAGCAAATACAATTACGGTCCAGATGCGTTTGGGCATGTTCGATGGGCCAAATGGGCCTTATGCAAATTTGGGCCCGAGAGATGTGTGTACTCCGGCTCATCAACAATTGGCCCTTCAAGCAGCTCGTGAAGGCATCGTTCTTCTCAAAAACATTGGGCGGGCTCTGCCACTGTCCCCACAACGCCACCGGACCGTTGCTGTTATTGGACCCAATTCAGATGCTACTGTTACCATGATTGGCAATTATGCTG GTGTTCCATGTGGTTATATTTCTCCATTACAAGGAATAGCAAGATATGCAAGGACAGTTCACCAGCATGGATGCATGGGGGTGGCTTGTCCAGGGAACCAACAATTTGGAGTAGCGGAAGTGGCCGCGAGGCATGCCGACACCACTGTCTTGGTGATGGGGCTCGATCAATCCATCGAAGCTGAAGCTAGGGACCGAGTTAGCCTTCTTCTCCCAGGATACCAACAGGAGCTCATTTCTAGGGTAGCCATGGCTTCTAGAGGCCCCGTCGTGTTGGTTTTAATGTCCGGTGGCCCCATCGATGTTACATTCGCCAAAAATGATCCTCGTGTTTCGGCTATACTGTGGGTTGGCTATCCCGGCCAAGCTGGTGGAGCTGCCATTGCTGATGTTCTGTTTGGAGCAGCCAACCCAG GAGGGAAGCTTCCAATGACATGGTATCCACAAGATTATGTAGCTAAAGTAGCCATGACAAACATGGACATGAGAGCCGATCCAGCAAGAGGCTATCCTGGTAGAACCTACAGATTTTACAAAGGCCCTGTGGTTTTCCCATTTGGGGCTGGCTTTAGCTACACAAGATTCAGCCAGAGCATAGTCTCCGCCCCAGCCATTGTTTCAGTGCCAACTCTTGATATGAGGAAGACAGCAGTGAGAACAACACATACCAACTGTGACTCCCTTAACTTAAACTTGCACATTCATGTGAAAAATACAGGGGACATGGACGGGACACACACGCTCCTCATTTTCTCAAAACCACCTCCAGCTGCTACCAAACAACTTGTCGCGTTTCAGAAAGTTCATGTCGCCGCTGGAGCTCAACAGAGagtcaacatcaacatcaatGCCTGCAAACACTTGACCGTAGCTGATCAATTTGGAGTTCGAAGAATTTTCATGGGTGAACACAAAATCCATGTCGGTGAGGACATCAACCATTCCATCACATTCCATGCTTCTTTGGAACAGATCAAAGTCTAA
- the LOC107822960 gene encoding beta-D-xylosidase 1 isoform X2: protein MNHKYSSSTFFILNVVLVIHAFAYSGESRPPFACDPANAGTRNLPFCKASLPIHVRVQDLIERLTLQEKIRLLVNNAAPVERLGVNGYEWWSEALHGVSSTGPGVKFGGAFPSATSFPQVITTAASFNASLWEQIGQVVSDEGRAMYNGGAAGLTFWSPNVNILRDPRWGSCQETPGEDPHLVAQYAISYVKGLQGGGGGRGTSRLKVAACCKHYTAYDLDDWNGVDRYHFNAKVSRQDLEDTYNVPFKACVAEGNVASVMCSYNQINGKPSCADPTLLRDTIRAQWRLNGYIVSDCDSVGVLFEQQHYTRFPEDAAAATIKAGLDLDCGPFLAIHTEQAVRTGKVSEMEVNYALANTITVQMRLGMFDGPNGPYANLGPRDVCTPAHQQLALQAAREGIVLLKNIGRALPLSPQRHRTVAVIGPNSDATVTMIGNYAGVPCGYISPLQGIARYARTVHQHGCMGVACPGNQQFGVAEVAARHADTTVLVMGLDQSIEAEARDRVSLLLPGYQQELISRVAMASRGPVVLVLMSGGPIDVTFAKNDPRVSAILWVGYPGQAGGAAIADVLFGAANPGDMDGTHTLLIFSKPPPAATKQLVAFQKVHVAAGAQQRVNININACKHLTVADQFGVRRIFMGEHKIHVGEDINHSITFHASLEQIKV from the exons ATGAATCACAAGTATTCTAGTAGTACTTTTTTTATTCTCAATGTTGTCCTTGTCATCCATGCCTTTGCATATTCCGGCGAGTCGCGGCCACCGTTTGCATGCGACCCCGCCAATGCGGGGACGCGAAACCTGCCATTCTGCAAGGCGTCTCTGCCAATACACGTCCGTGTCCAGGACTTAATCGAACGATTAACGTTGCAGGAGAAGATCAGGTTGCTGGTGAACAATGCTGCACCGGTGGAGAGGCTGGGTGTTAATGGCTATGAGTGGTGGTCTGAGGCACTTCACGGCGTCTCCAGCACCGGCCCTGGCGTTAAGTTCGGTGGTGCCTTCCCTAGCGCCACCAGCTTCCCTCAAGTCATCACTACTGCTGCTTCTTTTAACGCCTCCTTGTGGGAACAAATTGGCCAG GTGGTCTCTGATGAAGGAAGAGCAATGTATAATGGAGGAGCAGCAGGACTAACGTTTTGGAGTCCAAATGTGAACATATTAAGAGATCCGAGGTGGGGAAGTTGTCAGGAAACCCCAGGGGAGGATCCCCATTTGGTTGCACAATATGCCATCAGCTACGTCAAGGGACTCCAAGGCGGCGGCGGCGGCCGTGGCACTAGCCGACTCAAGGTCGCCGCTTGCTGTAAGCATTACACTGCCTACGATCTTGATGATTGGAATGGGGTTGATCGTTACCACTTCAATGCTAAG GTAAGCAGGCAGGATTTAGAGGACACGTACAACGTGCCATTCAAGGCATGTGTGGCTGAAGGGAATGTAGCGAGTGTTATGTGCTCTTACAATCAGATCAATGGAAAGCCATCTTGTGCTGACCCTACTCTCCTCCGTGACACCATTCGTGCCCAATGGCGCCTTAATGG ATACATCGTATCAGATTGTGATTCTGTTGGAGTTTTATTTGAGCAACAACACTACACTCGTTTTCCTGAAGATGCTGCAGCTGCCACTATCAAAGCTG GCTTGGATTTGGACTGTGGGCCTTTCCTTGCGATCCACACAGAGCAGGCCGTTCGTACAGGAAAAGTTTCAGAAATGGAAGTTAACTATGCTTTAGCAAATACAATTACGGTCCAGATGCGTTTGGGCATGTTCGATGGGCCAAATGGGCCTTATGCAAATTTGGGCCCGAGAGATGTGTGTACTCCGGCTCATCAACAATTGGCCCTTCAAGCAGCTCGTGAAGGCATCGTTCTTCTCAAAAACATTGGGCGGGCTCTGCCACTGTCCCCACAACGCCACCGGACCGTTGCTGTTATTGGACCCAATTCAGATGCTACTGTTACCATGATTGGCAATTATGCTG GTGTTCCATGTGGTTATATTTCTCCATTACAAGGAATAGCAAGATATGCAAGGACAGTTCACCAGCATGGATGCATGGGGGTGGCTTGTCCAGGGAACCAACAATTTGGAGTAGCGGAAGTGGCCGCGAGGCATGCCGACACCACTGTCTTGGTGATGGGGCTCGATCAATCCATCGAAGCTGAAGCTAGGGACCGAGTTAGCCTTCTTCTCCCAGGATACCAACAGGAGCTCATTTCTAGGGTAGCCATGGCTTCTAGAGGCCCCGTCGTGTTGGTTTTAATGTCCGGTGGCCCCATCGATGTTACATTCGCCAAAAATGATCCTCGTGTTTCGGCTATACTGTGGGTTGGCTATCCCGGCCAAGCTGGTGGAGCTGCCATTGCTGATGTTCTGTTTGGAGCAGCCAACCCAG GGGACATGGACGGGACACACACGCTCCTCATTTTCTCAAAACCACCTCCAGCTGCTACCAAACAACTTGTCGCGTTTCAGAAAGTTCATGTCGCCGCTGGAGCTCAACAGAGagtcaacatcaacatcaatGCCTGCAAACACTTGACCGTAGCTGATCAATTTGGAGTTCGAAGAATTTTCATGGGTGAACACAAAATCCATGTCGGTGAGGACATCAACCATTCCATCACATTCCATGCTTCTTTGGAACAGATCAAAGTCTAA